TATTCAACTGTTATaaagtgttgttgtttatgtCTCTAAGACTACTGGGTGACACGACGATGAGAACTACAGGAAGTGTGTTGGTGGTTCTTATCTGGTCTGTAACAGGTACAGTAAGGGCTCAGTAACTGGTTAAACAAATTTATATTGTAAGGCTCACTAAATAAAGAAAGATATTGTGAATACAATTCTTAAATGCCAATAATTCAAGAAGCATGTGAactaatatattatattattagtattaatatcaataattattttatgcATTTATATTATGCATTTTTTCTGATGGACATTAGActtattttaatgtgtatttgtatggaagaatataattatatttattgacAATGTCTGTTAGGCTTCTCTGTGTAACTTCTCACAGTACTTCTCTCCTCTCACTGAGTGACTGTCCTCTGTGGTTTCCATTCACACAAATAGGAACTATGgcaacaaaatgtggacaaaCAAGCCAAGTGATGGTGTCTCCCACCAACCCAGTGTGGGGACAGGAAGTGGTATTGACCTGTAACGACCCCTGTAGTTTGAGTGACAACCAAAACCACACCCACATCTGGTACAAGAATGGACAACGTCTTGACGATTCCCCCCTCCGGCAATACATTGATTTCAGTTATTATATACACAGTTACTCCTGTGCTGTAAATGGTTCTGATGATCTCCGCTCTCCTGTAGTCTGTAAGCCTGGATCCAAGTGCAGTTTATAAATTTTTGCATCTGATTTACATTGTTACTACCCATAACAATTATTCCGGTCCAGATTAACTGATTTAAACAAATGTCAGACTATTTACAGACATTGACAGGATTCTTGTATATTTCAGGTGTTCTCTGTAAAACCTGTTTCAATGTTACTTACACCCATCAGAGAATATCTGCCTTGATCGGCTCAACAGTAGATCTTCCCTGCACATACCAACATCCAAATAACCACACAGTCATAGAAATGAACTGGTATATACAAGGAGAACGTGATGAGGCACCAACAAACCTGAGTTCATTGCCAGAGTATTCAGGTCGTGTGAAGTACCTTGGAGATAATATGAGTGACTGTACCCTGAGaatcacagacctgagagagactgactcaGCTGAGTACAAGTTCATATTTAAAACACAGTTTGCTGACAAAAAAATTGCAGAGTGGGGGTACAGCTTCCCAGGAACAACTCTGACTGTCTCAGGTAATATTGCACAAACTTGCTAAAATCTATGCTTGAAGTGACTGTGAGGATATAAAATACtttactgtatacagtacaacTACTAAAACTagtattaaaatgaatatttgcataaaataatatttatacaaTACATCAATGAAGCTGCAAGAGTATTTAATAGGCCACTGGAAAATTTCTGCTGTCGTCATTCTGAAAATACAAAGAATCAAAGATCATTCCCAGACACCTGTCTCAACACCTTTTTATCTTCCCTGGTTTCCACTATGTTATATCCCTAAATTGGAATAGGACATGTTCTCCTGTCTTCTTGGGTTCCCGTGGTCACAGTGGGGGCCGTCCTGACTGTTGCAGTTCTTCTAGTCACCATCTACTGTACCCTGAGGAGGTCAGCATTTCCTAGACAGATTAATGTCAAGTATATCAGGGACTGTAAATACAACTAATAACCACTAGATGTCAGTAGACAGCGTAACATACTTTATCCCTCTTTACAGGAGATCTACAGGAGGAAGTGACGCTACAACAGACCCACAGGTGATTATATCAGTTACACTGATGACAACAGTGTTCTCTACACAGTCTGGCTCTATTATTATCCTGACATCTTTCTCCCCACAGAGTGTCCATCCTGATCCTAATAGTGACATGTACTCAGCTCTGAACATGAGAAACAGATCAACAGACTACGACACTTTAAATGTAAGTCAAGCATTACGTTTTATTTTGAAGCAGCCTAAGAGAgtctgagtgagagagagtttgtttttcagatatgtattgtgtgtgtgtgtgcttgtgtgcttgTGCACGTGTGAACATTTAGATAATATTATTatcttatattttttaatggtgGGTCATCCATTCTATCTTCTTGCAGACTCACCCATTGACCAACCAACAGATAGATGCAGAGATAGATGTTTATGAGAACTTATGAGAACCACCACAGAATCTGGACTGAagagaaccaccacagaacCTGGATTGTAAAGAACTACCACAGAATCTGGACTGAagagaaccaccacagaacCTGGACTGAAGAAAACCAACACAGAACCTGGACTGTATAGAACCAACACAGAACCTAGATTGTATTGAACCAACACAGAACCTGGAATGAAGAGAACCCAAACAGAAACTGGACTGTagagaaccaccacagaacCTGGACTGAAGAAAATCAACACAGAACCTGGACTAAagagaaccaccacagaacCTGGACAGTAGAGAACCATGACAGAACCTGTACTGAAGAGAACCACCACAGACACTGGACTGAATAGAACCATCACCGAACCTGGACTGAagagaaccaccacagaacCTGGACTGAAGAGAATCAACACAGAACATGGACTGTATAGAACCACCAAAGAACCTGGACTGAAGGGAAACACCACAGAACCTGGACTGAATAGAACCAGCACAGAACCTGGACTGTATAGAACCACCACAGAACCTGGGCTGCATTGAACCACCACAGAACCTGGACTGAAGAAATCCACCACATATCCTGGACTGAAGGGAACCACCATAGAACTTGGACTGTagagaaccaccacagaacCTGGACTGAAGAGAACCACTACAGAACCTGGACTGTATAGAACCACCACAGAACCTGTTAAATAGTGTTAATAAATGTAACACATCAGTCTGTGAAGTGGTCATGCAACATGTTTGCCTTCCTTTTATGGTTCAAACTAATATTAATTAGGGTGTTACTTTAACTAATACCAATTATAACTACAACAAATACTAATTATAGTATAACTATATCTCATAATAATTATAGTACTAATTATAGTACATATGTGCTTAGCATTGACATAGTGTGTGAAAGCAATCAGAGATTTTAGTTTTGCAAACACAGAACATTGCTGTGCTCATCAGGTTAAAAAGGAGATCAAAACTTGACCCAAGTTTCAtttggattacattttttacaatagATAATAGATAAAAAACTGTATTCAACCTGGGCCAGAGTCTTTCACTTACTTTCTGACTGTCTCTATACTTTTGAAGATGCCATTCTCCTGAATTATTTTCCTTCATTGGATTTTCTAAAAGAATGAGGTTGTTTTTGACAACCATGTTCACAATTGCTACTTATACTATCGTCCGCTGGTGTCTCAATTTGATGTGAAGTAGTGTATggaacacatttacatttaaatacattttagagaaTTTGAATACAAGCTTCACGTTCATGTAATTTTCCTGTATTGTTCTACTTGTGCTAATACATACAGAGTACAGAAAAATGGATAGTCAGCATAGACTTTTTACAGTAAATTACCGTTTAACAGTAAAAGCAGCTCAGGTTTGTCTGTACTCTCTGCTTCCTGCTACCCTCATTGTCACACCAAGTACAAGAACATGGTCCAGTACATTGTCACAAATCTCCTTAGAGATTAttgttcttcttcctctcccatgtccacctctctttcttcctcttcctctacttCTCTTTGACATTGTCatccattgttccaaaacaAAGGTGAGTTCACCTGTGGTCCTTTTTATTCAAGCCAACTTCCTGATTACCTCTTGACTAAGTAGTTAGTCAAGTTAAGTAACACACTGACAATAGTGTTGAGAGTGTTGGACTTGTAATGCTTTGAGATTGGTAATTGAATGGTGACAGTATGGTGACAAAGAGAGATGTGTATGTTTTAATGTGAATGGTAAATGGTCTTCCACCTGGAACTTTGAAAAAGGCTTTGtgaacattgttaaaaaaaaaagttttagcATGTTAGTGGTTGTGAAAAACTGTACAAGCATCATAGCAATCGAGAAAACCTGTAATCTAATCATTATCTCTTGTTTTCCTGAAATCGGAACCTTTCTTACTCTATGAAATTGTTGCAAATAGAAACTCAGATGTGACCTTTTTCATGAAATAAGGACTGATtttgtttgacatgatttactCAACTGAGTTTTGGATCTTTGGTAGAGAACTTTATTAAACTGTTTTTGTAGGAAAGCAatgagaaataattattttgtgggGAAATAGgagttctgttgttgtttttgggttATGATGGAGGTCTGCTTGACCCCAAGTTCAATGAAAGTGACTCAGATATCAAGATTCTATCTTAAAGGAAGGACAATATACAACCTCATTGCTATTTGTCATCTTTGAACATGTGACACATACACTGTGTTTCCTCATTGTCAGTCAGTGTGAAAAAGTCAGCATAGTCAGCAAACATGACAAAACTATGCAGTGTGTAAACACAGGAGAAAAACCTTATAACAGACTGTGTGGTTTCCATAAGCCCCTAAGGTTCAATGGCAGTCGGTGGGTTGTACATGCCACATGAAGAAGTTTGAACAAgccactcaaagacattcacagacgtGTCACAAAGCCACtcctgtgttgtcttggctgtgggCTTTGGGTCGTTCTGCTAAAAGATCGACCTTCACCTTAGTCTGAAGTCCTGTCCACTCTGGATAAAGTTTTCTCTGGATCATCTCTcatggtagggatggtgttaTCCTGATGTGCGGTGTTAAGGAAAAGGTTATTTTTGATCCTGGGGCCTTTTTTCGGAGTCTATCCTAATCCTGGACTGTGGAGAATTTCTTTTGAATGAATGCAgttttgagttatttttttttttaaaggaacccTCTTCCAGCTACAACAAAAGTGAACAGGGCAACGGACATAGCATTCGAAATACATGCGGTTTTCCAAAACGGGAAGGCCAGGgtatattgatataggtctctgGATGTTTAGTATGTTCAAAAAATTGTTCAGTTTCAAGTAGAACATAACCATTGATACCAAGCTCGTTTTGACACATTTTGTTCaggagaacatacagagacctaCATGTATATCCATACACAGCAGCCTTTCCATTTTggaatgtatcatatattttcgGACGCTACATCTTTTGCCCCGTTCAGTTCCAATTTAGCCTAGAGAGACACTGCAGGAAAAATTGTAAACactcaaaatgaaattaattcCAAAAAATAATGTCTCCATAGTCCAAGATTAGGCTATTGTCTGAAGGATAAAAAATAGCGAACCTTTCCAtgatgtggaaaagtccaagggagGGGAAtccttctgagagacactgtagCAACATACCTCAGTTGTCTGGAATTAAATAATGAGTTTGTTGACGGACAAATAACATGGTCCCAAACTGGTGTACAGATCCTTActcttgtgctatattaatggtTATCTTGCATCAAGTCAACTGTGTCATGCATGTTAATGTAAAAGAGGAAGGAAATGCTCATTCCTTTCAGTTATGCTGTGCAAACATTCAATGTGTCAATCACCCAATTGCTTGTTTGTTAAATGGCAAGGAACTGACCTTAAGGAGAAGACCCTCTACCCTTCTTTCTGTAAGTacacattaaataatttttgtgaTAAACCATGGATTATGGTTATTATTGTACTCAGTGCTCTAGAAGGGATTTCAAGGATTACATTTATTATCATGTGTATGGGTCAAAAGGTGTAATCACATGATGGGTTCTGTTGGGGAACCATCATAGTTCTTTAGGGATCTGAGTTGAGTAGACACAGTGAAGTTGAGAccaaaacacaaagcaaaacatttcttctaTTTATTAAGTCATGGTTGTCCATTTTTCTTTCAGTATTCCAGCATGAAATCACACATTTGAGCCATTTTGAGAGATCTTCATTGTTCTTTATCATTTTGATGTTTTCCTAAAAGCCGTGCTATTTAACATCTACATACAACAAGACCTGGGAGCAGGAGACAGGGTCCGATGTGTTCCTGTTTCATGTTCCAGCTCAGACATTTCTCTTACTAAGCAGTCAGTCTGCCGCAACCAGACTCCACCAAGCCACCAGACTGCAAAGGCACATTTCCAGCTGCATTAAAAATAGCTGTGGTAAAACCGCtactcaaaagaaaaaaaccaGGCacgcctagttcagctggcatGCAATAGAAAGTTTTTGTTG
Above is a window of Esox lucius isolate fEsoLuc1 chromosome 9, fEsoLuc1.pri, whole genome shotgun sequence DNA encoding:
- the LOC105012072 gene encoding myelin-oligodendrocyte glycoprotein, which produces MSDYLQTLTGFLYISGVLCKTCFNVTYTHQRISALIGSTVDLPCTYQHPNNHTVIEMNWYIQGERDEAPTNLSSLPEYSGRVKYLGDNMSDCTLRITDLRETDSAEYKFIFKTQFADKKIAEWGYSFPGTTLTVSGHVLLSSWVPVVTVGAVLTVAVLLVTIYCTLRRRSTGGSDATTDPQSVHPDPNSDMYSALNMRNRSTDYDTLNTHPLTNQQIDAEIDVYENL